AGGGCAAGGATCGTGTCGTTACCGAAGTGAAGAGTGCGGACGTCGTCAGTCAACCAGAGCTTGAGCAAGCCACCAAGCCGGCCAAGATCGCCATTGATGCGTATCAGCTCTCGTACGTAGTGGTGGTCCATGACGCCCTTGACTTGATATCCCTGACCTACATCGCGTAGATAACGAGCGACACTAATGCCCGCTCTCTTGGCGTTTTCTTCGATGATTTCGCGCTCTTCAGGGAGGCAGTACACCTTGATGGCTGGACTGCTCTTCCGCGTAATTTTTCTCTCATTGCTCATTAGCTCTCCTGTCGGCGGTAGCCGGTAGCCTCGCAGAGCAGGAGACCCGTTGAGTGCCTCCGGCGCGAATAA
This portion of the Microvirgula aerodenitrificans DSM 15089 genome encodes:
- the traJ gene encoding conjugal transfer transcriptional regulator TraJ, with the protein product MSNERKITRKSSPAIKVYCLPEEREIIEENAKRAGISVARYLRDVGQGYQVKGVMDHHYVRELIRINGDLGRLGGLLKLWLTDDVRTLHFGNDTILALLDRIKKTQDEMSQTMKSVVLPKAKS